One window of the Methylovirgula sp. HY1 genome contains the following:
- a CDS encoding CoA ester lyase: MPRALLLLCPNRDKDIEIALDSGVDCLVFDLTQMDTGDLPRARQRILAGLRQARQRAEPPFLYVRINSLQTELVDADLDAIMPGGPDGIVLPRSQGGADVQHLSVKLSVREAEHGHSDGATKIIAMVAGTAAAIFEMSSYRGASQRLAGLIYDGAELAAALGLTAEEQPACTSTFALARSLTLFAARAANVVAIDAASASGTDDACRTDCEAARRAGFSAKLAVDRGQVAIIDAVFAGR, translated from the coding sequence TTGCCGCGCGCACTGCTTCTCCTCTGTCCTAATCGCGACAAGGATATAGAGATCGCTCTCGACAGCGGCGTCGATTGTCTCGTTTTCGACCTGACACAAATGGATACCGGCGATTTGCCGCGCGCGCGGCAGCGTATACTTGCCGGGCTTCGTCAGGCCCGGCAGCGCGCTGAACCTCCGTTTCTCTATGTGCGCATCAACAGCCTGCAAACCGAGCTGGTCGACGCCGATCTCGATGCGATCATGCCCGGCGGCCCCGACGGCATTGTTCTGCCCCGATCGCAAGGCGGCGCCGACGTCCAGCATCTTTCCGTCAAGCTCTCGGTCCGCGAAGCGGAACACGGGCATAGCGACGGCGCCACCAAGATCATCGCCATGGTCGCCGGGACCGCGGCGGCGATTTTCGAGATGAGCAGCTATCGCGGCGCGAGCCAGAGGCTCGCCGGATTGATTTATGACGGCGCTGAACTCGCGGCGGCGCTCGGCCTAACGGCCGAGGAACAGCCTGCCTGCACCTCGACATTCGCCCTGGCGCGGAGCCTGACGCTTTTTGCCGCCAGAGCCGCAAATGTCGTGGCAATCGATGCCGCATCCGCGTCCGGCACAGACGATGCCTGCCGAACGGATTGCGAAGCAGCCCGCCGCGCGGGCTTTTCCGCCAAACTCGCGGTCGACCGCGGCCAAGTCGCAATCATCGATGCCGTCTTCGCGGGCCGGTGA
- a CDS encoding flavin reductase family protein: MFYEPQGRDKSLLPHDPFKALIAPRPIGWISTLSRAGAVNLAPYSFFNAICDQPPMVVFSSNGKKDSVTFAEESGEFVWNMATFALREQMNATAASLPRGESEFAFAKLAMAPSRCVAPPRVAASPASLECKVSGVFRLKDVTGAATENYLVFGQVVGVHIDEVFIKNGIVDTAAMQPIARCGYMDYVVVDELFALARPPQA, encoded by the coding sequence ATCTTCTACGAGCCACAGGGACGCGACAAAAGCCTTTTGCCGCACGATCCCTTCAAGGCGTTGATCGCGCCGCGGCCAATCGGCTGGATTTCGACGCTGAGCCGCGCCGGTGCGGTCAATCTCGCGCCCTATTCTTTTTTCAATGCCATTTGTGATCAACCGCCGATGGTGGTGTTTTCCTCGAATGGCAAAAAGGACTCGGTGACTTTTGCGGAGGAGAGTGGCGAATTCGTCTGGAACATGGCGACATTCGCGCTGCGCGAACAGATGAATGCGACGGCGGCATCCTTGCCGCGTGGCGAAAGCGAGTTCGCATTTGCAAAACTTGCCATGGCGCCGTCGCGTTGCGTCGCGCCGCCACGCGTCGCCGCGAGTCCGGCGTCGCTCGAATGCAAAGTAAGCGGTGTCTTTCGGCTCAAGGACGTGACCGGTGCCGCGACCGAGAACTATCTCGTCTTCGGTCAGGTCGTCGGTGTGCATATCGACGAGGTTTTTATCAAGAATGGCATTGTCGATACGGCGGCGATGCAGCCGATCGCGCGCTGCGGCTATATGGATTATGTGGTGGTCGACGAGCTATTCGCACTGGCGCGGCCGCCACAGGCGTGA
- a CDS encoding nitroreductase — translation MNATIDLLKTRRSAPALSLLEPGPTAAELETLLTSASRVPDHGKLAPFRFIVFQGEGRIRAGEIIAEVYTAAHPEPDPDQLRVERKRLALAPLVVAVVSRAGPNPKIPEWEQVLTAGAVCMNLIVAANALGFATVWLTEWYAYDRKVLERFGLAEHEKIAGFVHIGRNQMPRDDRPRPALADIVTTFGG, via the coding sequence ATGAATGCAACAATCGACCTTTTGAAGACGCGCCGCTCGGCCCCGGCCCTCAGTTTGCTGGAGCCCGGACCGACGGCCGCAGAACTCGAGACGCTTTTGACTTCGGCATCGCGGGTTCCCGATCATGGCAAGCTGGCGCCATTCCGTTTTATCGTATTTCAGGGCGAGGGACGGATCCGCGCCGGCGAAATCATTGCCGAAGTCTACACCGCCGCGCATCCCGAGCCGGACCCGGATCAGCTTCGAGTAGAGCGCAAGCGGCTCGCTCTGGCGCCGCTCGTCGTCGCCGTCGTTTCGCGCGCCGGCCCAAATCCGAAAATCCCCGAATGGGAGCAGGTTCTCACCGCCGGTGCCGTCTGCATGAATTTGATCGTCGCCGCCAATGCATTGGGTTTTGCCACGGTCTGGCTGACAGAATGGTATGCTTATGATCGCAAAGTATTGGAGCGGTTCGGTCTGGCTGAGCATGAAAAGATCGCGGGCTTCGTCCATATTGGCCGCAACCAGATGCCGCGCGATGATCGCCCGCGCCCGGCGCTCGCCGATATCGTCACCACATTCGGCGGCTGA
- a CDS encoding DUF3311 domain-containing protein, with translation MKKAFLLLFPSVIALCVPLYNFFEPRLFGFPFFYWFLLLLIPISSIFTFLAYKGEKR, from the coding sequence ATGAAGAAAGCTTTTTTGTTGTTGTTTCCGAGCGTCATAGCGCTTTGCGTGCCGCTCTATAATTTTTTTGAGCCGCGCCTCTTCGGTTTTCCGTTCTTCTACTGGTTTCTTTTGCTGCTCATTCCGATCTCGAGCATTTTTACCTTTCTCGCCTATAAGGGGGAGAAACGGTGA